In the Commensalibacter melissae genome, GTTTCATAAAAACAGAACCCGGCTTACACGCTATCTGATTTTAATTTTATCCATAAATTTCCATTAAGATGCAAAACTATAATTTTTACGGCATTTTAACGATACTTCATATACATCTCAATCATGATTTTATGAAATAAAAGTGATTTCCAACGTAATTATTTGACCTCCCATATTTACCCATGATATCCCAAAGGCTATAATGTAAAACAAAAGCAAAGATCAATAATCAATTCAAATTAAATCTGGGATAGCCTGTAATGAATTTGTTCCTTGGATCACATCAAAATCGACTGGATGCCAAAGGAAGAGTATCTATTCCAGCAAATTTCCGTTTAAATTTACGAAAAGAAAAAACCACCAAGGAAGAACTTTCCTTTATTCTTCGCCCCTCTCATACTTTACCCTGTATCGAAGGATGGCCATTTGCCATTTTCAACAAACTGACCGCCGTATTGGATGATGTCAACATTCTTTCAACGGAACATAATGACCTCGCAACCCTTATTTACGCTCAGGCCTGGCCTATTGAAGTTGACCGTGAGGGAAGAATTATCCTTCCTGACATTCTAAAACAACATGCCAACTTGACCAATAAGGTCACTTTTATGGGACTTGGGACAATTTTCCAAATTTGGGAACCTGTAGCCGCACAAAAACATTATGAATCCGTGCTTAAACGAACAAAAATGGTCATTCTGCCACACGCCGCCAAGGCTAAAACTGAGCAAGCGAACCAATAATCATGGCCGACAATTATTCAGCAATTGATATCAATGGTCATTTCCCCGTCATGCTTAACGAAGTAATTGACCTTTTACAACCAAAATCCGAAGCGGTTTATATTGACGCAACCTTTGGTGGAGGTGGGTACAGCAAGGCCATTCTTTCCGCAGCCAATTGCAATGTATGGGGAATTGATCGTGATCCCGATGCCATCAGGCGAGGACAAAAAATTGTTGACGACTATCCCACGCTTCGTCTTTTACAAGGGGATTTTGCTCAACTTGAAACGCTTGCTCATGAAAATAACATCCAATCTCTGGATGGTATTGTTCTTGATCTGGGAGTTTCCTCTTTTCAGTTGGAAGAGGCAGAAAGAGGTTTTTCATTCCGGTTTGATGGACCGCTGGATATGAGAATGAGTAAATCTGGAAAAACTGCGGCTGATCTTGTTAACCAGTTGTCCGAAACCGAATTGGCAGATATTCTATGGTATTATGGTGAGGAACGTTTCTCACGTCGTATCGCTCGAGCCATCATTCAGGATAGACTTGAAAAACCTTTTGAAACAACACAACAACTGGCAAACCTGATTAAAAGGATTGTTCCGTCCAAAAAAAATGAAATTAATCCCGCAACTCGATCTTTTCAGGCGCTAAGAATTGCCGTCAATGATGAATTGACACAAATCAGGCAAGTCTTAACAAGTGCACTTTCCCTTCTTAAACCAGATGGAAAACTGATTGTTGTCTCATTTCATTCCCTGGAAGACCGTATTGTCAAAGAAATCATGAATCAGGCAACTGGCAATATTGCAAGTCCTTCAAGACATCATCCTCAATCCCTACATCAAAAATCCGAACTGATTAAGTTTGAAGCCCTAACCCATAAGCCTCTTCGCCCTTCAAAACATGAAGTCCTTTTAAATCCCCGTTCACGAAGTGCGAAATTACGAGCCATTAAACGTCTTGCAGGGCAGAAAATAAGGAGTATATCCTGATGATAATCCGTCCATTAACGTTATTTTGCTCAGTACTTGCCGGCCTATCTGGAATGATCCTGTACACTCAAAAACATAAAACCACCGTACTGGATCATCAAATCGCCAAAATTGTGCATGATACGGAACGGCTAAAAGCCCGGACGGCAATGTTACGGACAGAATGGACTTTACTTAATCAGCCTGACCGTTTAAAAACTCTGGCCAACAACTTTTTGCCAAAATTGCACCCTTTGGCTCCCACTCAATTTGTACAAATGTCATCCTTGCTCAATGTGCTTCCTCCCATTCAAAAGGAACAGATTGAGGATAAAACACGCAAACAGCTGCTCCTTGCAGTCGCTAATAATCATGGACAAACCTTGAATAACCCTGATGACAAGCCCGAACCTGCTATTGTTTCAAGTAATACGACCAGACAACATCATGACTCCCCAACAAAACCGAGCACTTCGGATGAAGAAAACCAATCTGCATCCTTCAATTCCCCTTCCAGAAAACCCGAAATCTACACTGCTAAAAAAACGAACAATACAATTGATTCCTCTGATGATATTTCAAATAAAAACATAAAAAAACCTCCTATCAGAACCAAACCTGTTCAAAATGTTAGGGATGATGAAGAAAATCTAGCAACCAAAGATTTCCCTGATATCCCACGAATTGATAAAAAAAATATCAAAACAACAGCCTTAATCAAAAAATCCGCTCATAAACCTGCAGTTCGACCTGCATTTTCAATTGCTGACAGTTCTGAGCCGATGTCAATTGTAAAAGAAAAGAATAACAATGGCACCATTGGTAAAAAGGAAATACACACCGTCGTAATAACCAGTGCAAAACCAAAACATGCGACGCCGGTAAAAATCGCCCAAAACAGCAAACAAAAACAGCATTATCATTCTGAATCAGCCTTTGGGGACGACGCTGATGATTCCCTACCCGCACCTGTTCCTTTTTCTCAATGAATTCTATAAAGTTAAAATAAATGATAAATTATGGAAAAGGTTCACAAAAGGGTCAACTTTATAGACAATCTTTTGAAAAAAGAAAAAAAAATCAAAAAAAAAAAATTAATACCTATCAAATAGATAAAACCAGACTTCGCTTATTTATCACAGCATGTGGCTTCTGCGTCATTTATGGTGCGGTTATGCTAAAATTAATTTTCGCAACCATCATAGCACCTTTGCCCCCTCAAAAACAACAAATCGCTCCCCAGGTTCCCCCAATTCCAATTAGCGATCCAAAAGGAACCATTGCTGGAGATTTTTCGTTACCTCAAATCCACAGAGCCTCTATTATTGACAGAAATGGACAGATTTTGGCCATTTCTCTCCCCGTGGCACAGTTATATGCAAATCCTATCGAAATTATTGACCCTAACGATGTTGCTCAAAAACTGAAATCTATTCTTCCCAATCTTAATCTTGAAAAAACCACTCAAAGACTCTCGTCTAAAAAACAGTTTGTTTATATAGCTCGCGATATTTCTCCAAAACAGGAGATTGATATCAATAACCTTGGCATTCCAGGAATTTATTTTGAAAGTGGCGAACGCAGACATTATCCACTAGGACGATTGGCAGCCCATATTCTCGGCAGCGTGGATATTGATGATCACGGTATTGCAGGTATTGAAAAATATCTTGACCAGCGCTTGATGAATGATCATTCCTCTTTACGATTATCCATTGATACGCATGTTCAAACCGCAGTACAGGAAGAAGTGGAGGCAGCGATGCAAACTTTTCAGGCAGAAGCTGCATGCGGTATTATCATGGATGTTCATACCGGGGAAATTCTGGCAATGGTGAGTTTACCCGATTATGATGCAAATTTTTTCAATAAAGCCCCCCCAAATCAAAGATTCAATCGCGCCACAAACGGGATGTACGAACCTGGATCAACCTTTAAACTTCAAAACGCAGCTATGGCTTTGGAAGTTGGCGGTATACATATTTGGGACCGTTTTGCAACAGCACCAGTCAGAGTGGGTCGCTTTACCATTCACGACTTGAAAACAGATCATTTTGCTCCCTATCTTTCCTTACCTGAAGTATTGGCATATTCCTCAAACCCTGCATCTGCACACATCGCCCTTGATGTTGGGGGAGAAAAACAGCGTGCCTGGTTACAAAGAATGGGTTTTTTAGCACGCGTTCCAATTGAACTACCCGAAGCAGGTCGTCCTTTGGTGCCCTCTGCCAGAAATTGGGGGATATCCACCATCATGACTGTCGCATTTGGTCACGGTATCGCACAATCCCCTTTAGCCATTGTTCGTGGAACCGCGGCAACAGTGAATGACGGTTACCTGATCAGGCCCACTCTATTATCAAGACAGGATGAGACAATGCCTCCGGTAATTATTGATCCAACCTCATCTAGAACTGACATACCTGATGGAGAAAAAGTTAT is a window encoding:
- the mraZ gene encoding division/cell wall cluster transcriptional repressor MraZ, giving the protein MNLFLGSHQNRLDAKGRVSIPANFRLNLRKEKTTKEELSFILRPSHTLPCIEGWPFAIFNKLTAVLDDVNILSTEHNDLATLIYAQAWPIEVDREGRIILPDILKQHANLTNKVTFMGLGTIFQIWEPVAAQKHYESVLKRTKMVILPHAAKAKTEQANQ
- the rsmH gene encoding 16S rRNA (cytosine(1402)-N(4))-methyltransferase RsmH, with product MADNYSAIDINGHFPVMLNEVIDLLQPKSEAVYIDATFGGGGYSKAILSAANCNVWGIDRDPDAIRRGQKIVDDYPTLRLLQGDFAQLETLAHENNIQSLDGIVLDLGVSSFQLEEAERGFSFRFDGPLDMRMSKSGKTAADLVNQLSETELADILWYYGEERFSRRIARAIIQDRLEKPFETTQQLANLIKRIVPSKKNEINPATRSFQALRIAVNDELTQIRQVLTSALSLLKPDGKLIVVSFHSLEDRIVKEIMNQATGNIASPSRHHPQSLHQKSELIKFEALTHKPLRPSKHEVLLNPRSRSAKLRAIKRLAGQKIRSIS
- the ftsL gene encoding cell division protein FtsL, with the translated sequence MIIRPLTLFCSVLAGLSGMILYTQKHKTTVLDHQIAKIVHDTERLKARTAMLRTEWTLLNQPDRLKTLANNFLPKLHPLAPTQFVQMSSLLNVLPPIQKEQIEDKTRKQLLLAVANNHGQTLNNPDDKPEPAIVSSNTTRQHHDSPTKPSTSDEENQSASFNSPSRKPEIYTAKKTNNTIDSSDDISNKNIKKPPIRTKPVQNVRDDEENLATKDFPDIPRIDKKNIKTTALIKKSAHKPAVRPAFSIADSSEPMSIVKEKNNNGTIGKKEIHTVVITSAKPKHATPVKIAQNSKQKQHYHSESAFGDDADDSLPAPVPFSQ
- a CDS encoding peptidoglycan D,D-transpeptidase FtsI family protein; the protein is MINYGKGSQKGQLYRQSFEKRKKNQKKKINTYQIDKTRLRLFITACGFCVIYGAVMLKLIFATIIAPLPPQKQQIAPQVPPIPISDPKGTIAGDFSLPQIHRASIIDRNGQILAISLPVAQLYANPIEIIDPNDVAQKLKSILPNLNLEKTTQRLSSKKQFVYIARDISPKQEIDINNLGIPGIYFESGERRHYPLGRLAAHILGSVDIDDHGIAGIEKYLDQRLMNDHSSLRLSIDTHVQTAVQEEVEAAMQTFQAEAACGIIMDVHTGEILAMVSLPDYDANFFNKAPPNQRFNRATNGMYEPGSTFKLQNAAMALEVGGIHIWDRFATAPVRVGRFTIHDLKTDHFAPYLSLPEVLAYSSNPASAHIALDVGGEKQRAWLQRMGFLARVPIELPEAGRPLVPSARNWGISTIMTVAFGHGIAQSPLAIVRGTAATVNDGYLIRPTLLSRQDETMPPVIIDPTSSRTDIPDGEKVISDKNSLILRKILRLDVTQGTGKNAEVPGYFVGGKTGTSEKVGKGGGYLKHVNVSAFTAVFPMNNPRYAVYVMLDSPKPTKFTHGWTTAGWNAAPTVSKIIARIGPMLGLFPDIKNAGRIDNELSIPLRPAVPRGVKALGPGNDPGDPRLNRQTKSALKTKSRHKNISSSSPSE